The following proteins come from a genomic window of Thiothrix winogradskyi:
- a CDS encoding hydrogenase expression/formation protein, with product MSLNAIPVHTETVATGNLRPVMHEIRQALSDLIVHGTHGMIDLHSLPFSPQEYAALDEFLGEGEIDLTLNVLGKTRLRESGYAGIWRIEHFDDNDKRIGYFIEIGHVPEILRSQCDDIKEGLAAMTTILAMEEDNNEDANT from the coding sequence ATGAGTTTAAACGCTATTCCTGTTCACACTGAAACCGTTGCTACCGGCAATTTGCGCCCCGTCATGCACGAAATCCGCCAAGCTCTCAGCGACTTAATCGTACACGGCACGCACGGCATGATCGACTTGCACAGCTTGCCGTTCTCCCCACAGGAATACGCTGCTCTGGATGAGTTTCTGGGCGAAGGCGAAATCGACCTTACTCTCAATGTGCTGGGCAAAACCCGGTTGCGCGAAAGCGGTTACGCGGGTATCTGGCGCATTGAACACTTTGACGACAACGACAAACGTATCGGTTATTTCATCGAAATTGGTCATGTGCCGGAAATCTTGCGTTCCCAATGCGACGACATTAAGGAAGGCTTGGCGGCAATGACCACAATTCTGGCGATGGAGGAAGACAATAATGAGGATGCAAACACCTAG
- the def gene encoding peptide deformylase → MMPETTRILPIAAADEPILHQPARAVTDLSDPAIQRLLDDMLATLQAANGVGIAAPQVFAPLRIIIAASRPNPRYPDAPLMEPVVMVNPQILWQSAETCTGWEGCLSVPGLRSPLARSARLRVRYLTRRGDSVEADYEGFIARIIQHECDHLDGILFVERVEDEGTIVSEAIFQQMTAAASA, encoded by the coding sequence ATGATGCCAGAAACCACCCGTATTTTACCGATTGCCGCCGCTGATGAACCCATCTTGCATCAGCCCGCCCGCGCCGTAACCGACCTAAGCGATCCCGCCATCCAACGCTTGCTGGATGACATGCTGGCAACCTTGCAAGCAGCTAACGGGGTGGGGATTGCTGCCCCGCAAGTGTTTGCGCCGTTACGCATTATCATTGCTGCGTCACGCCCGAATCCACGTTACCCGGATGCGCCGCTGATGGAGCCGGTGGTCATGGTCAACCCACAAATCCTATGGCAATCGGCAGAGACCTGCACTGGCTGGGAAGGCTGTTTGAGTGTACCTGGCTTGCGCTCTCCCCTGGCACGTTCAGCACGCTTACGGGTACGTTACCTGACCCGCCGGGGTGATAGCGTGGAAGCCGATTACGAAGGTTTTATTGCCCGCATCATCCAGCACGAATGCGACCATCTGGATGGCATCCTCTTTGTGGAACGGGTTGAAGATGAGGGAACTATTGTCAGTGAAGCAATCTTCCAACAGATGACAGCGGCTGCCAGCGCATGA
- a CDS encoding (Fe-S)-binding protein: protein MSTLTLERGINAFKAQIDAPMASFFSSCVSCGMCAEACLFYTENPEPRFTPIYKLEPLRRVWEQEYTLIGKLKAKLGLSKPVTDAELAEWQELVYNNCSLCGRCTLICPVGNDITYMIRKMREGMVASGHAPEGLIGASTRAVQIGSPMGVKLPALQAQVRHLEKSSGLEVPFDKEGAEYLLMLSSMEIMNYPEYLGAVAKILTNAGKTWTLSSECFEATNSGIQIGSSDIARELVSRVVAAAEKLKVKTVISPECGHAYTALRWDGPNLIGRPYTFAAKHIVEVLDELRAEGLLQTEGFEESKLTFHDPCQLVRRGGVVEQPRNLLNMVAKNFVEMADHGTLNWCCGAGGGVSANEDAEEVKMKAFQRKKKQLDELHVDTLVTACANCRIQLEEGMEVNQMDIPVLGLTEMIAEHLVERKGGAA from the coding sequence ATGAGTACGTTAACACTCGAACGCGGCATCAATGCTTTCAAAGCGCAGATTGATGCGCCTATGGCCAGTTTCTTCAGCTCGTGCGTATCGTGCGGGATGTGTGCGGAAGCCTGCTTGTTCTACACCGAAAACCCTGAGCCACGCTTTACGCCGATCTACAAACTCGAACCGTTGCGGCGCGTGTGGGAACAGGAATACACCTTGATCGGCAAGCTCAAAGCCAAGCTGGGGTTGAGCAAACCTGTCACCGATGCGGAACTCGCCGAATGGCAGGAACTGGTTTACAACAACTGTTCCTTGTGCGGACGTTGCACCCTGATTTGCCCGGTCGGCAATGACATTACCTATATGATTCGCAAGATGCGCGAAGGCATGGTGGCTTCCGGTCACGCGCCGGAAGGCTTAATTGGTGCATCCACCCGTGCGGTACAAATCGGTAGCCCCATGGGGGTAAAACTCCCCGCCTTGCAAGCGCAAGTCCGCCATCTGGAAAAATCCAGCGGTCTGGAAGTGCCTTTCGACAAGGAAGGCGCGGAATACCTGCTAATGCTGTCCTCGATGGAAATCATGAACTACCCCGAATACTTGGGGGCGGTTGCCAAAATCCTCACCAATGCAGGCAAAACTTGGACTCTGAGCAGCGAATGCTTTGAAGCTACCAACTCCGGCATCCAAATCGGTTCGTCCGACATTGCGCGGGAACTGGTTAGCCGGGTTGTGGCGGCTGCCGAAAAGCTCAAAGTCAAAACGGTGATTAGCCCCGAATGCGGTCACGCTTACACCGCGTTGCGTTGGGATGGGCCTAATCTAATCGGTCGCCCTTACACCTTTGCTGCCAAACACATTGTTGAAGTGTTGGACGAACTACGGGCAGAAGGTTTGCTACAAACCGAAGGCTTCGAGGAATCCAAACTCACCTTCCACGACCCGTGCCAATTGGTACGTCGTGGTGGCGTGGTCGAACAGCCGCGCAATCTGCTGAATATGGTGGCGAAAAACTTCGTGGAAATGGCGGATCATGGCACGCTGAACTGGTGCTGCGGCGCAGGCGGTGGCGTGAGTGCCAACGAAGACGCTGAAGAAGTGAAAATGAAAGCCTTCCAGCGCAAGAAAAAGCAACTGGACGAATTGCATGTGGATACGCTGGTGACTGCGTGCGCCAACTGCCGCATCCAGTTGGAAGAAGGCATGGAAGTTAACCAAATGGACATCCCCGTGTTGGGCTTGACCGAAATGATTGCTGAACACTTGGTCGAACGTAAGGGAGGTGCAGCATGA
- the atpD gene encoding F0F1 ATP synthase subunit beta, translated as MERYLRETNPSAVPPPTNIGNITAVRGSVIDAHFPQRLPHIRTLLRTGKDQQIVLEVLTQLDSQRVRAIALTPTAGLARGMPVEDTAAPLMAPVGNSILSRMFDVFGNPIDLLPPPENVEWRSVHHAPPSLSCRSTHSEVFITGIKVIDVLVPLERGGKAGLFGGAGVGKTVLLTEMIHNMVGHHHGVSLFCGIGERCREGEELYREMQDAGVLPGMVMLFGQMNELPGSRFRVGHAALTMAEYFRDDEKRDVLLLIDNIFRFIQAGSEISGLMGQMPSRLGYQPTMGTELAQLEERIANTAAGAITSIQAVYVPADDFTDPAAVHTFSHLSASIVLSRKRASEGLFPAVDPLQSSSKMLTPGIVGERHYHLAQAVRRTLTQYEDLKDIIAMLGLEQLSQEDRKVVLRARRLERFLTQPFYTTGQFSGMAGKTVSLDDALDGCERILNDEFKDYPESALYMIGAIDEAKRQEASHA; from the coding sequence ATGGAGCGTTATCTACGAGAAACCAATCCATCTGCCGTGCCACCACCGACCAATATCGGCAATATCACGGCAGTGCGGGGTAGTGTCATTGATGCCCATTTCCCGCAACGTCTGCCTCACATCCGTACCTTGCTGCGCACTGGCAAAGACCAGCAAATCGTCCTCGAAGTCCTCACTCAACTGGATAGCCAGCGGGTACGCGCTATTGCCCTTACCCCAACCGCTGGGTTAGCGCGGGGAATGCCCGTAGAAGATACCGCCGCGCCGTTGATGGCTCCCGTTGGCAACAGCATCCTGTCACGCATGTTTGACGTGTTCGGCAATCCCATTGACCTGCTGCCGCCCCCCGAAAACGTCGAATGGCGTTCGGTACACCACGCCCCACCCTCACTTTCCTGCCGTTCCACCCATTCCGAAGTGTTTATCACCGGCATCAAGGTCATCGACGTACTGGTTCCGCTGGAACGCGGCGGCAAGGCGGGCTTGTTCGGCGGTGCAGGCGTGGGCAAGACCGTATTGCTGACCGAAATGATCCACAATATGGTCGGGCATCACCACGGTGTCAGTCTGTTCTGTGGCATCGGCGAACGTTGCCGCGAAGGCGAGGAACTCTACCGTGAGATGCAGGATGCTGGCGTATTACCCGGCATGGTAATGCTGTTTGGACAAATGAACGAACTGCCCGGCAGCCGTTTCCGCGTCGGTCATGCCGCACTGACGATGGCGGAATATTTCCGCGATGACGAAAAACGCGACGTGCTGCTGCTAATCGACAATATTTTCCGCTTCATTCAGGCTGGGTCGGAAATTTCCGGGCTGATGGGGCAAATGCCGTCGCGCCTCGGCTACCAGCCAACGATGGGGACGGAGCTGGCGCAACTGGAAGAACGCATTGCCAACACCGCCGCCGGAGCGATTACCTCAATCCAGGCGGTGTATGTGCCTGCGGATGACTTCACCGACCCGGCGGCAGTACATACGTTCTCGCACCTGTCGGCGTCGATTGTATTGTCGCGCAAGCGTGCCAGCGAAGGCTTGTTCCCGGCGGTTGATCCGCTGCAATCATCTTCCAAAATGCTCACCCCCGGCATTGTTGGCGAACGCCATTACCATCTAGCACAAGCGGTGCGCCGTACCCTGACGCAATACGAAGACCTCAAGGACATTATCGCCATGCTGGGGCTGGAGCAATTGTCGCAGGAAGACCGCAAGGTGGTATTGCGGGCGCGGCGTCTGGAACGTTTCCTCACCCAGCCGTTTTACACCACCGGGCAATTCAGCGGCATGGCGGGCAAAACCGTCAGTCTGGACGATGCACTGGATGGCTGCGAACGCATCCTCAACGATGAATTCAAGGATTACCCGGAAAGTGCGCTTTACATGATCGGTGCCATCGACGAGGCCAAACGCCAGGAGGCCAGTCATGCCTGA
- a CDS encoding nickel-dependent hydrogenase large subunit: protein MTERVVVDPITRIEGHLRIEAQMNGNTIEQAYSAGTMVRGIEIILRGRDPRDAWAYAQRICGVCTLVHGIASVRSVEDALNYSIPPNAQLIRNLMIAAQYVHDHVMHFYHLHALDWVDVVSALSADPKATSELAQKISPHWPNSTPGYFSDQQAKLKKFVEAGQLGIFAKAYWGHPAYKLPPEANLMAVSHYLEALAWQRDVVKLHTIFGGKNPHPNFLVGGVPCPIDLNSDSALNMKRLSQVQDIIKKMQVFVDQVYVPDTLAIASFYKDWFKQGEGLGNFMTYGDFPEKGMDDPASFLIPSGVILNRDLSKIHPVDLNAEDQIQEFVAHSWYDYSEGKDKGLHPYAGETELNYTGPKPPYKQLEVDQSYSWMKSPRWKGQAVEVGPLARVLMLYATGHEHTKSLVDYTLKYLDVPVDALYSTMGRTAARTLETKIIADKMQTWFDHLIANIKAGDTKTFNETLWEPSSWPSKAQGVGYMEAPRGALAHWIVIKDQKIANYQAVVPSTWNAGPRDVQNQAGAYEASLQGHVLHDPKQPVEILRTIHSFDPCIACAVHVTDPDGEELIKVNVQ from the coding sequence ATGACTGAACGTGTCGTTGTCGACCCTATCACCCGCATCGAAGGTCACTTACGCATCGAAGCGCAAATGAACGGTAACACCATCGAACAGGCGTATTCCGCCGGGACAATGGTACGCGGTATTGAAATCATCCTGCGTGGGCGTGACCCGCGTGACGCTTGGGCTTATGCGCAACGTATTTGCGGCGTGTGTACGCTGGTGCATGGCATTGCCTCGGTGCGCTCGGTGGAAGATGCGCTGAATTACAGCATTCCGCCCAATGCGCAACTGATCCGCAACCTGATGATTGCGGCGCAATACGTGCATGACCATGTGATGCACTTCTACCATTTGCACGCGCTCGATTGGGTGGACGTGGTATCCGCACTCAGTGCCGATCCCAAAGCCACTTCTGAGTTGGCGCAAAAGATTTCCCCGCACTGGCCGAACTCCACGCCGGGTTATTTCTCTGACCAACAAGCCAAACTGAAAAAGTTTGTTGAAGCGGGGCAGTTGGGTATTTTCGCCAAGGCGTATTGGGGGCATCCCGCCTACAAACTGCCACCTGAAGCCAATCTGATGGCAGTGTCACATTACCTCGAAGCCCTTGCATGGCAGCGCGATGTGGTGAAATTGCACACCATTTTCGGTGGTAAGAATCCGCATCCTAACTTCCTCGTCGGTGGCGTGCCTTGCCCGATTGACCTGAATTCCGATTCTGCCCTCAATATGAAACGCCTGTCGCAAGTGCAGGACATCATTAAGAAAATGCAGGTATTCGTCGATCAGGTCTACGTGCCGGATACGTTGGCGATTGCCAGTTTCTACAAGGATTGGTTCAAGCAGGGTGAAGGCTTGGGCAATTTCATGACCTATGGCGATTTCCCTGAAAAAGGCATGGATGACCCTGCGTCGTTCCTGATTCCTTCCGGCGTTATTCTCAACCGCGATTTGTCGAAAATCCATCCGGTGGATTTGAATGCGGAAGACCAGATTCAGGAATTCGTCGCGCACTCTTGGTACGACTACAGCGAGGGTAAGGACAAAGGTTTGCACCCTTACGCGGGCGAAACCGAGTTGAATTACACCGGCCCTAAACCGCCATACAAGCAACTGGAAGTCGATCAATCGTATTCGTGGATGAAATCACCGCGCTGGAAAGGACAGGCGGTCGAAGTGGGGCCATTGGCGCGGGTGTTGATGTTGTATGCCACTGGGCACGAACACACTAAATCGCTGGTCGATTACACCCTGAAGTATCTGGATGTGCCGGTGGACGCGCTGTATTCCACGATGGGGCGCACGGCTGCTCGCACGCTGGAAACCAAGATCATTGCTGACAAGATGCAGACTTGGTTCGACCATTTGATTGCCAATATCAAGGCGGGCGATACCAAAACCTTCAACGAAACCTTGTGGGAACCGTCGAGCTGGCCTTCCAAAGCGCAAGGTGTGGGTTACATGGAAGCCCCGCGTGGTGCGCTGGCTCATTGGATTGTGATCAAGGATCAGAAGATTGCCAACTATCAGGCTGTCGTGCCGAGTACCTGGAATGCGGGGCCGCGTGATGTGCAAAATCAAGCGGGGGCGTATGAAGCGTCATTGCAAGGTCATGTGTTGCATGATCCGAAGCAGCCGGTGGAGATTTTGCGCACTATTCACAGTTTTGACCCGTGCATTGCCTGCGCAGTGCATGTGACTGACCCGGATGGCGAAGAGTTGATTAAGGTGAATGTGCAGTAA
- a CDS encoding F0F1 ATP synthase subunit epsilon translates to MPELMHLQILLPFTVFADKHGVQSMVVDTREGLYGLLPQRLDCVAALEPGILAYTTEADGEVFIAVDEGILVKAGQEVRVSVRNAQGDADLGKLYAAVKEEFLNLDERERELRAALAKLESGFIRRLSGIQQT, encoded by the coding sequence ATGCCTGAGCTGATGCACCTGCAAATCCTGCTGCCGTTTACGGTGTTTGCCGACAAACACGGGGTGCAAAGCATGGTAGTGGATACACGCGAAGGTCTGTACGGCCTGCTGCCGCAACGGCTGGACTGCGTGGCGGCACTGGAACCGGGCATCCTTGCTTACACCACCGAAGCGGACGGCGAGGTTTTCATCGCGGTGGATGAAGGCATTCTGGTCAAGGCTGGTCAGGAGGTGCGGGTGTCAGTGCGCAATGCTCAAGGCGACGCTGATCTGGGGAAACTGTATGCAGCGGTGAAAGAGGAATTCCTCAATCTGGATGAGCGTGAACGCGAACTGCGGGCGGCGCTGGCGAAACTGGAAAGCGGTTTCATCCGCCGTTTGAGCGGTATCCAGCAGACATGA
- a CDS encoding AI-2E family transporter yields the protein MLPDNDNSNVGLLPSPIPRQAPLRWEHVLPLLTRLVVWGIILGLLTLLSSFFALIFLTFVFAYLQSGIVDVLTRRMRWLRVPVVILVGSLFLGAIITVSLFLAPKVYQQATGFAKGFFVYMETIDTEVLNLAERYPLLQEAIPELRRPPASTPQNPGIPEWAASPPPVPPVQNGVVIAGSVAESPAVQRTFSQSPTGLLVELLTSKEKSVDGREAVKVALDQLTNLSRQALAILTTFLLALLFGFLIVLDLPHLAASVRDLENTRLRFIYVEVADNIYQFGKVLGHAMQAQFYIACVNTVLTAIGLHVLGMGEHMAFLSVLVFLFSFVPVAGVFISSIPICLIALNMGGLNLMLLSIALITLIHLVEGYALNPLIYGARLRVNPVIVLIILTVGGKLFGIWGLILGLPVCIYLFGHAIRYRKPPLS from the coding sequence ATGCTACCCGATAATGACAATAGTAATGTGGGGTTGTTGCCTAGCCCGATACCCCGTCAAGCGCCCTTGCGCTGGGAACACGTATTGCCGCTGTTAACCCGCTTGGTGGTATGGGGAATTATTCTCGGTTTGCTGACCTTGCTCAGTTCCTTTTTTGCCCTGATTTTTCTGACATTTGTGTTTGCTTACCTGCAATCGGGGATTGTGGATGTGTTAACGCGGCGAATGCGGTGGCTGCGTGTGCCGGTGGTGATCTTGGTAGGATCGTTGTTTCTGGGGGCGATCATCACGGTCAGTTTGTTTTTGGCTCCGAAGGTTTATCAGCAAGCCACCGGATTTGCCAAAGGCTTTTTCGTGTACATGGAAACCATTGATACGGAAGTGCTGAATCTGGCGGAACGTTACCCTTTGTTGCAAGAGGCTATCCCAGAATTACGCCGCCCGCCTGCATCCACGCCACAGAATCCGGGCATCCCTGAGTGGGCAGCATCGCCACCGCCAGTGCCGCCCGTACAAAATGGGGTTGTTATCGCTGGCAGTGTGGCAGAATCCCCCGCCGTACAACGCACCTTTAGCCAGTCGCCCACGGGTTTGTTGGTGGAATTATTGACCAGCAAAGAAAAGTCGGTCGATGGTCGCGAGGCAGTGAAAGTCGCGTTGGATCAGCTCACGAATCTCAGCCGTCAAGCCTTAGCAATCCTGACGACATTTTTATTGGCGCTATTGTTTGGGTTTTTAATTGTGTTGGATTTGCCGCATTTGGCAGCCAGTGTGCGCGATTTGGAAAACACCCGCTTGCGGTTCATTTATGTGGAGGTTGCCGACAATATTTACCAATTTGGCAAGGTGCTCGGTCACGCGATGCAGGCGCAGTTTTACATTGCGTGCGTGAATACGGTGTTGACGGCGATTGGTTTGCATGTGTTAGGTATGGGTGAGCACATGGCGTTCTTATCGGTGTTGGTGTTCCTGTTTAGTTTTGTGCCGGTGGCGGGCGTATTTATCAGTTCTATCCCTATCTGCTTGATTGCATTAAATATGGGCGGGTTGAATTTGATGTTGTTGAGCATTGCCTTGATTACTCTTATCCACTTGGTGGAGGGGTACGCGCTGAATCCGCTCATTTACGGGGCGCGGTTGCGAGTGAACCCGGTAATTGTGCTGATTATCCTCACCGTGGGGGGCAAGCTGTTCGGCATTTGGGGGTTAATATTGGGTTTGCCGGTGTGCATTTACTTGTTTGGTCATGCGATTCGTTACCGGAAACCGCCACTTTCCTAA
- a CDS encoding hydrogenase small subunit, with amino-acid sequence MRMQTPSPYEQTLGEHLRSQGISRRGFLKFCGLLASSMALAPAMIPKIAAALEQAKRPSVIWLSFQECTGCTESLTRSHSPSIEGLIFDAISLDYHHTLQAASGDAAEHAREEAMKEHYGKYVLVVDGSIPLDNPGYSTIAGISNLDMLKEAAAGAAAIIAVGTCSAYGGLPKADPNPTGAVSVSDIIKDKPIINVPGCPPIPVVITGVIAHFLTFGLPELDSLGRPKAFYGQNIHDRCYRRPFYDRGLFAETFDDEGAKAGWCLYKLGCKGPVTYNACATTKWNDGTSFPIESGHGCIGCSEPNFWDFGGFYKALSIPTGASGQNVVYAAAAGIAAGVAIGAMNKKSKTEAASSHQTVTVEELNQESGS; translated from the coding sequence ATGAGGATGCAAACACCTAGTCCTTATGAGCAAACCCTAGGCGAACACCTGCGCTCGCAGGGTATTTCGCGGCGGGGTTTCCTGAAATTCTGTGGCCTGCTGGCTTCCAGTATGGCTTTAGCTCCGGCGATGATTCCGAAAATCGCCGCTGCCCTTGAACAAGCAAAACGCCCTTCGGTGATCTGGTTATCCTTTCAGGAATGCACGGGTTGCACCGAATCCTTAACCCGTTCGCACAGCCCTAGCATTGAAGGGCTGATCTTTGACGCGATTTCCTTGGATTACCATCACACCTTGCAAGCCGCTTCGGGCGATGCTGCCGAACACGCGCGTGAAGAGGCGATGAAGGAACACTACGGTAAATACGTGCTGGTGGTGGATGGCTCGATTCCGCTGGATAACCCCGGTTACTCCACCATTGCGGGCATCAGCAATCTGGATATGTTGAAAGAAGCCGCCGCTGGTGCTGCTGCCATTATTGCGGTCGGCACGTGTTCTGCCTACGGTGGTTTGCCGAAGGCTGATCCGAATCCAACGGGGGCGGTGTCCGTATCCGACATTATTAAAGACAAACCGATTATCAACGTCCCCGGTTGCCCGCCGATTCCGGTGGTGATTACCGGCGTGATTGCCCATTTCCTAACCTTCGGGCTGCCCGAATTGGATAGCTTGGGGCGTCCGAAGGCTTTTTACGGGCAAAACATCCACGACCGTTGCTACCGCCGTCCGTTTTACGATCGCGGCCTGTTTGCGGAAACCTTTGATGACGAAGGCGCGAAAGCAGGCTGGTGTTTGTACAAACTCGGTTGCAAAGGGCCTGTAACCTACAACGCTTGCGCCACCACCAAATGGAACGATGGCACGAGCTTCCCGATTGAATCCGGGCATGGTTGCATCGGCTGTTCCGAACCCAACTTCTGGGATTTCGGTGGCTTTTACAAGGCATTGTCCATTCCTACGGGCGCATCGGGGCAGAACGTGGTGTATGCCGCTGCCGCCGGTATTGCTGCCGGGGTTGCCATCGGTGCGATGAACAAAAAATCCAAAACGGAGGCGGCAAGTTCACACCAAACCGTGACCGTTGAGGAATTGAATCAGGAGTCAGGATCATGA
- a CDS encoding HyaD/HybD family hydrogenase maturation endopeptidase, which produces MLVLGIGNSLLQDEGIGIHLLRFMQKHFPAFPDVTYLDGGTLSFTLASDIEEHDHLLVLDAVELHARPGTLCCYENEAMDHFLGTAKRSAHEVGLLDLMDIARLTGHLPPHRALVGIQYQTFGWGEQPTFKVKHNIPLAGRLAANILQKWEFAAHPPCISHHAPKLEIVS; this is translated from the coding sequence ATGTTGGTATTAGGTATTGGCAATAGTCTGTTGCAAGACGAGGGAATTGGTATCCACCTCCTGCGTTTTATGCAGAAACATTTTCCGGCATTCCCGGATGTGACGTATCTGGATGGCGGGACGCTGAGCTTTACCCTTGCCAGCGATATTGAGGAACATGATCACTTATTGGTGTTGGATGCGGTAGAGCTACACGCCAGGCCCGGTACGTTGTGTTGCTATGAAAATGAGGCGATGGATCATTTTCTCGGCACAGCCAAACGCAGTGCGCACGAAGTCGGTTTACTGGATTTGATGGACATTGCCCGTCTGACCGGGCATTTGCCGCCACACCGCGCTTTGGTCGGGATTCAATACCAAACGTTTGGGTGGGGTGAACAACCTACTTTCAAAGTCAAACACAATATCCCGTTGGCAGGTCGTCTGGCTGCTAATATCTTACAAAAGTGGGAGTTTGCAGCGCACCCACCCTGCATCTCCCATCACGCACCTAAGTTGGAGATAGTTTCATGA